A genome region from Musa acuminata AAA Group cultivar baxijiao chromosome BXJ3-5, Cavendish_Baxijiao_AAA, whole genome shotgun sequence includes the following:
- the LOC135637809 gene encoding putative ABC transporter C family member 15 isoform X1, producing MEMMLMDYLYVVIFSLLFAWILLEFVGSRRSSQKANPELERSLLSDEHDGVGGDGFTVAGHWSRLTFRWLNPVFEKGRAERLELPHLPGVPPSETAESSFSLLQESLGGQKPWSTALLGVVVRAVWRPLAWNAVIAGLNTFSSYLGPLLITNFVGFISGEDSSGGLYYGYGLAALFFVAKTAESLTQRQWYFGARQIGVRVRAALMVAIYNKSLAIKHAGASTGKIVNFLDVDVEKICDFFWYIHGVWLLPLQVTLALLILYRNLGAAASFSALAVTILVMVSNTPLANLQQRLHSKIMEAKDGRMKATAETLKCMRVLKLHAWETAYLNKLLENRNVERSWLRRYLYTCSAIAFLFWASPTLVSVVAFGVCILVRAPLTAGTVLSALATFRILQEPIYNLPELVNMIAQTKVSIHRIQDFIKEEEQKRLKPSNQSETSEIGVEIEPGEYTWEADSMSRTPTLKIEKKIHIMRGEKVALCGAVGSGKSSFLCSIIGEIPWISGGRVSVLGSRAYVPQSAWIQTGTIQENVLFGKEMDRRWYREVMEACALDRDVGAWADGDLTVVGERGINLSGGQKQRIQLARAIYNNADIYLLDDPFSAVDAHTRRHLFKECLMGLLSAKTVIYATHQLEFIDAADLILVLKDGKVVQSGKYEDLMMDSNGDLVQQIAAHNQSLSQVSPSKEHSSSITTRHRMKQENHAEAKLFDQSKVSELSERSCEEEREFGRVKWHVYRTFVTSAYKGAFIPVLLFCQVLFQGLQMGSNYWVAWATEKEDRVSREKLIGIFVLLSASSSVFVLGRAVLLSTIAIETAQKLFVGMITSIIKAPMSFFDSTHTSRILNRSSTDQSTVDTDIPYRVAGLVFALIQLLSIIILMSQVAWPVFILFIVVFTISIWYQNYYISAARELARMVGIQKAPILHHFSESLAGAATIRSFNQEERFRKRNLTLIDDYSRITFHNYATMEWLSVRINFLFNLVFFAMLTILVSMPRNTIDPSLAGLAATYGLNLNVLQAWVIWNICNVENKMISVERILQFSAIPSEAPLVIEHSRPEENWPTSGTIELDDLKVRYKPNLPMILKGLSCTLPGGKKIGVVGRTGSGKSTLIQTLFRVVEPTSGRIVIDSIDISQIGLHDLRSRLSIIPQEPTLFQGTVRTNLDPLQQHPDSEIWEALYKCRLGEIVKQDQRLLDAPVAEDGENWSVGQRQLVCLARVLLDKRRILVLDEATASVDTATDNFIQKTIREITNNCTVITVAHRIPTVIDSDLVLVLDEGKILEFSSPKELLEDESSAFSKLVIDFLGRSKSNHELELE from the exons ATGGAGATGATGCTTATGGATTACCTTTACGTGGTAATTTTCTCGCTGCTGTtcgcttggattcttctggagtttgtAGGATCAAGGAGGAGCTCCCAAAAGGCCAATCCAGAGCTAGAACGGTCGCTGCTGTCAGATGAGCATGACGGTGTCGGCGGAGATGGCTTCACCGTGGCTGGGCACTGGAGCCGCCTCACGTTTCGCTGGCTGAATCCGGTCTTTGAGAAGGGCCGAGCTGAGAGGCTCGAGCTCCCGCATCTTCCCGGAGTTCCTCCGTCCGAGACTGCGGAGAGCTCCTTCTCCTTGTTGCAAGAGTCGCTGGGAGGCCAGAAGCCGTGGTCAACCGCGCTTCTGGGAGTCGTCGTTCGAGCAGTTTGGCGGCCTTTGGCTTGGAATGCCGTCATCGCTG GACTCAACACGTTCTCATCCTATCTCGGACCTCTCCTGATCACCAACTTCGTGGGATTCATCTCCGGAGAAGATTCGAGCGGCGGGCTGTACTACGGATACGGACTGGCTGCGCTGTTCTTCGTGGCGAAGACGGCGGAGTCACTGACGCAGCGGCAATGGTACTTCGGCGCACGCCAAATCGGCGTGCGAGTTCGAGCAGCGCTCATGGTTGCCATCTACAACAAGTCTCTTGCGATCAAGCACGCCGGCGCCAGCACAGGAAAGATCGTCAATTTTCTCGACGTGGACGTCGAAAAGATCTGTGACTTCTTCTGGTACATCCATGGCGTTTGGTTGCTCCCCTTGCAGGTCACCCTGGCTCTGCTCATCCTTTACAGAAACCTCGGTGCAGCAGCCTCGTTCTCGGCGCTCGCCGTGACGATCCTGGTGATGGTGAGCAACACGCCGCTGGCGAATCTGCAACAGAGGCTCCACTCTAAGATCATGGAAGCGAAGGACGGGAGGATGAAAGCCACAGCAGAGACATTGAAGTGCATGAGAGTATTGAAACTGCATGCTTGGGAAACAGCTTACTTGAACAAGTTGCTCGAGAATAGAAATGTGGAGAGGAGTTGGCTCAGGAGATACCTCTACACATGCTCCGCCATTGCCTTCCTCTTCTGGGCGTCTCCCACTTTGGTTTCAGTCGTCGCCTTTGGTGTCTGCATACTCGTGAGGGCACCCCTGACCGCCGGCACGGTGCTCTCAGCTCTGGCCACGTTCAGAATCCTGCAAGAACCAATCTACAATCTCCCAGAGCTGGTCAACATGATCGCACAGACCAAAGTCTCGATACACAGAATCCAGGACTTCATTAAAGAAGAAGAACAGAAGCGGTTGAAGCCAAGCAACCAATCCGAGACCTCAGAAATCGGAGTAGAGATCGAGCCGGGGGAGTACACCTGGGAAGCTGATTCCATGTCGAGAACACCCACACTGAAGATTGAAAAGAAGATTCATATCATGAGAGGAGAAAAGGTCGCGTTATGCGGGGCTGTTGGATCAGGAAAATCCAGCTTCCTCTGTAGCATCATAGGAGAGATTCCATGGATTAGCGGAGGAAGAGTCAGTGTCTTAGGATCGAGAGCATATGTTCCTCAAAGTGCTTGGATCCAAACAGGAACAATTCAAGAAAACGTATTGTTTGGGAAGGAGATGGACAGGAGATGGTACAGGGAAGTGATGGAAGCTTGTGCTTTGGATAGAGATGTTGGAGCATGGGCGGATGGGGACTTGACTGTGGTAGGAGAGAGGGGAATTAATTTGAGTGGAGGGCAGAAGCAAAGGATTCAGCTGGCAAGAGCCATCTACAACAATGCAGATATCTACTTGTTGGATGATCCCTTCAGTGCTGTGGATGCACACACCAGGAGACACCTCTTTAAG GAATGTTTGATGGGGCTTCTGTCCGCTAAGACGGTTATttatgccacacatcaactggagttCATAGATGCAGCGGATCTTATCCTG GTCTTGAAGGATGGAAAGGTGGTTCAGTCTGGTAAGTATGAAGATCTGATGATGGACAGCAATGGAGACCTTGTTCAGCAAATAGCTGCACATAATCAATCATTAAGCCAAGTCAGTCCATCAAAAGAGCACAGTTCATCAATAACCACAAGACACAGGatgaagcaagaaaatcatgcagaagcaaaactctttgatcaaagCAAAGTCTCCGAACTTTCAGAGAGATCATGTGAAGAAGAAAGGGAATTTGGACGGGTGAAATGGCATGTCTACCGTACCTTTGTGACTTCAGCATATAAAGGGGCTTTTATTCCAGTACTACTGTTCTGTCAAGTTCTCTTCCAGGGTCTACAGATGGGCAGCAACTACTGGGTTGCCTGGGCAACCGAAAAGGAGGATCGAGTCAGTAGAGAAAAATTGATTGGAATTTTTGTTCTACTGTCTGCCAGCAGCTCAGTGTTTGTATTAGGAAGGGCAGTTTTGCTTTCAACCATTGCCATTGAGACAGCTCAGAAGCTATTTGTTGGAATGATAACAAGCATTATTAAAGCACCAATGTCATTTTTTGACTCAACACATACCAGTCGAATTCTTAACAGG TCTTCAACAGACCAGAGTACTGTTGACACAGATATTCCATACAGAGTGGCGGGATTGGTTTTTGCACTTATTCAGCTTCTGTCCATCATTATTCTCATGAGTCAAGTGGCATGGCCAGTATTCATTCTCTTCATTGTTGTATTCACAATCTCCATCTGGTATCAG AATTACTACATCAGTGCTGCTAGAGAACTAGCTAGAATGGTTGGAATTCAAAAAGCTCCTATCCTGCATCATTTCTCTGAATCACTTGCTGGAGCTGCTACCATCCGCAGCTTCAATCAGGAAGAGCGCTTTCGTAAAAGGAACCTCACCTTGATTGATGACTATTCACGAATTACCTTTCACAACTATGCAACCATGGAATGGCTCTCAGTTCGAATCAACTTTCTGTTCAACCTAGTATTCTTTGCAATGCTAACCATCTTGGTGTCCATGCCCAGAAATACTATTGATCCCA GCCTTGCAGGACTAGCTGCAACATATGGCTTGAACCTAAATGTACTACAGGCATGGGTTATATGGAATATCTGCAATGTGGAAAACAAGATGATCTCTGTAGAGAGAATTCTGCAATTCTCAGCCATACCTAGCGAGGCTCCTCTGGTAATTGAGCATTCCAGGCCAGAAGAAAACTGGCCCACATCTGGAACCATTGAACTTGATGATCTCAAGGTTCGTTACAAACCTAATCTTCCTATGATCCTAAAAGGGCTCAGTTGCACTTTGCCTGGAGGGAAGAAAATTGGAGTCGTGGGCAGGACAGGAAGTGGGAAATCGACACTCATCCAAACTCTTTTCAGAGTAGTAGAACCAACATCAGGAAGGATAGTGATTGATAGCATAGATATTAGCCAAATTGGTTTACATGACTTGAGATCTAGGTTGAGTATAATACCACAAGAACCAACACTTTTCCAAGGAACTGTGAGAACAAACTTAGATCCTTTGCAGCAGCATCCAGACTCCGAAATCTGGGAG GCACTCTACAAGTGTCGACTTGGAGAGATAGTAAAACAAGATCAGAGACTGCTTGATGCACCAG TTGCTGAAGATGGGGAGAATTGGAGTGTTGGGCAGAGGCAGCTTGTTTGCTTGGCAAGGGTGCTGTTAGACAAGAGGAGGATCCTAGTTTTGGATGAGGCCACAGCATCAGTAGACACAGCAACTGATAATTTTATTCAGAAAACTATCAGAGAAATAACCAATAACTGCACTGTCATTACAGTGGCACATCGAATACCCACCGTCATTGACAGTGACCTGGTTCTGGTTCTCGATGAAG gaaaaattttggagttcagttCTCCTAAGGAACTTCTCGAAGATGAATCATCGGCCTTCTCAAAATTGGTGATCGATTTTCTTGGGAGGTCCAAGAGTAATCATGAATTAGAACTTGAATGA
- the LOC135637809 gene encoding ABC transporter C family member 3-like isoform X3, producing MEMMLMDYLYVVIFSLLFAWILLEFVGSRRSSQKANPELERSLLSDEHDGVGGDGFTVAGHWSRLTFRWLNPVFEKGRAERLELPHLPGVPPSETAESSFSLLQESLGGQKPWSTALLGVVVRAVWRPLAWNAVIAGLNTFSSYLGPLLITNFVGFISGEDSSGGLYYGYGLAALFFVAKTAESLTQRQWYFGARQIGVRVRAALMVAIYNKSLAIKHAGASTGKIVNFLDVDVEKICDFFWYIHGVWLLPLQVTLALLILYRNLGAAASFSALAVTILVMVSNTPLANLQQRLHSKIMEAKDGRMKATAETLKCMRVLKLHAWETAYLNKLLENRNVERSWLRRYLYTCSAIAFLFWASPTLVSVVAFGVCILVRAPLTAGTVLSALATFRILQEPIYNLPELVNMIAQTKVSIHRIQDFIKEEEQKRLKPSNQSETSEIGVEIEPGEYTWEADSMSRTPTLKIEKKIHIMRGEKVALCGAVGSGKSSFLCSIIGEIPWISGGRVSVLGSRAYVPQSAWIQTGTIQENVLFGKEMDRRWYREVMEACALDRDVGAWADGDLTVVGERGINLSGGQKQRIQLARAIYNNADIYLLDDPFSAVDAHTRRHLFKECLMGLLSAKTVIYATHQLEFIDAADLILVLKDGKVVQSGKYEDLMMDSNGDLVQQIAAHNQSLSQVSPSKEHSSSITTRHRMKQENHAEAKLFDQSKVSELSERSCEEEREFGRVKWHVYRTFVTSAYKGAFIPVLLFCQVLFQGLQMGSNYWVAWATEKEDRVSREKLIGIFVLLSASSSVFVLGRAVLLSTIAIETAQKLFVGMITSIIKAPMSFFDSTHTSRILNRSSTDQSTVDTDIPYRVAGLVFALIQLLSIIILMSQVAWPVFILFIVVFTISIWYQNYYISAARELARMVGIQKAPILHHFSESLAGAATIRSFNQEERFRKRNLTLIDDYSRITFHNYATMEWLSVRINFLFNLVFFAMLTILVSMPRNTIDPSLAGLAATYGLNLNVLQAWVIWNICNVENKMISVERILQFSAIPSEAPLVIEHSRPEENWPTSGTIELDDLKVRYKPNLPMILKGLSCTLPGGKKIGVVGRTGSGKSTLIQTLFRVVEPTSGRIVIDSIDISQIGLHDLRSRLSIIPQEPTLFQGTVRTNLDPLQQHPDSEIWEALYKCRLGEIVKQDQRLLDAPDNMRQEL from the exons ATGGAGATGATGCTTATGGATTACCTTTACGTGGTAATTTTCTCGCTGCTGTtcgcttggattcttctggagtttgtAGGATCAAGGAGGAGCTCCCAAAAGGCCAATCCAGAGCTAGAACGGTCGCTGCTGTCAGATGAGCATGACGGTGTCGGCGGAGATGGCTTCACCGTGGCTGGGCACTGGAGCCGCCTCACGTTTCGCTGGCTGAATCCGGTCTTTGAGAAGGGCCGAGCTGAGAGGCTCGAGCTCCCGCATCTTCCCGGAGTTCCTCCGTCCGAGACTGCGGAGAGCTCCTTCTCCTTGTTGCAAGAGTCGCTGGGAGGCCAGAAGCCGTGGTCAACCGCGCTTCTGGGAGTCGTCGTTCGAGCAGTTTGGCGGCCTTTGGCTTGGAATGCCGTCATCGCTG GACTCAACACGTTCTCATCCTATCTCGGACCTCTCCTGATCACCAACTTCGTGGGATTCATCTCCGGAGAAGATTCGAGCGGCGGGCTGTACTACGGATACGGACTGGCTGCGCTGTTCTTCGTGGCGAAGACGGCGGAGTCACTGACGCAGCGGCAATGGTACTTCGGCGCACGCCAAATCGGCGTGCGAGTTCGAGCAGCGCTCATGGTTGCCATCTACAACAAGTCTCTTGCGATCAAGCACGCCGGCGCCAGCACAGGAAAGATCGTCAATTTTCTCGACGTGGACGTCGAAAAGATCTGTGACTTCTTCTGGTACATCCATGGCGTTTGGTTGCTCCCCTTGCAGGTCACCCTGGCTCTGCTCATCCTTTACAGAAACCTCGGTGCAGCAGCCTCGTTCTCGGCGCTCGCCGTGACGATCCTGGTGATGGTGAGCAACACGCCGCTGGCGAATCTGCAACAGAGGCTCCACTCTAAGATCATGGAAGCGAAGGACGGGAGGATGAAAGCCACAGCAGAGACATTGAAGTGCATGAGAGTATTGAAACTGCATGCTTGGGAAACAGCTTACTTGAACAAGTTGCTCGAGAATAGAAATGTGGAGAGGAGTTGGCTCAGGAGATACCTCTACACATGCTCCGCCATTGCCTTCCTCTTCTGGGCGTCTCCCACTTTGGTTTCAGTCGTCGCCTTTGGTGTCTGCATACTCGTGAGGGCACCCCTGACCGCCGGCACGGTGCTCTCAGCTCTGGCCACGTTCAGAATCCTGCAAGAACCAATCTACAATCTCCCAGAGCTGGTCAACATGATCGCACAGACCAAAGTCTCGATACACAGAATCCAGGACTTCATTAAAGAAGAAGAACAGAAGCGGTTGAAGCCAAGCAACCAATCCGAGACCTCAGAAATCGGAGTAGAGATCGAGCCGGGGGAGTACACCTGGGAAGCTGATTCCATGTCGAGAACACCCACACTGAAGATTGAAAAGAAGATTCATATCATGAGAGGAGAAAAGGTCGCGTTATGCGGGGCTGTTGGATCAGGAAAATCCAGCTTCCTCTGTAGCATCATAGGAGAGATTCCATGGATTAGCGGAGGAAGAGTCAGTGTCTTAGGATCGAGAGCATATGTTCCTCAAAGTGCTTGGATCCAAACAGGAACAATTCAAGAAAACGTATTGTTTGGGAAGGAGATGGACAGGAGATGGTACAGGGAAGTGATGGAAGCTTGTGCTTTGGATAGAGATGTTGGAGCATGGGCGGATGGGGACTTGACTGTGGTAGGAGAGAGGGGAATTAATTTGAGTGGAGGGCAGAAGCAAAGGATTCAGCTGGCAAGAGCCATCTACAACAATGCAGATATCTACTTGTTGGATGATCCCTTCAGTGCTGTGGATGCACACACCAGGAGACACCTCTTTAAG GAATGTTTGATGGGGCTTCTGTCCGCTAAGACGGTTATttatgccacacatcaactggagttCATAGATGCAGCGGATCTTATCCTG GTCTTGAAGGATGGAAAGGTGGTTCAGTCTGGTAAGTATGAAGATCTGATGATGGACAGCAATGGAGACCTTGTTCAGCAAATAGCTGCACATAATCAATCATTAAGCCAAGTCAGTCCATCAAAAGAGCACAGTTCATCAATAACCACAAGACACAGGatgaagcaagaaaatcatgcagaagcaaaactctttgatcaaagCAAAGTCTCCGAACTTTCAGAGAGATCATGTGAAGAAGAAAGGGAATTTGGACGGGTGAAATGGCATGTCTACCGTACCTTTGTGACTTCAGCATATAAAGGGGCTTTTATTCCAGTACTACTGTTCTGTCAAGTTCTCTTCCAGGGTCTACAGATGGGCAGCAACTACTGGGTTGCCTGGGCAACCGAAAAGGAGGATCGAGTCAGTAGAGAAAAATTGATTGGAATTTTTGTTCTACTGTCTGCCAGCAGCTCAGTGTTTGTATTAGGAAGGGCAGTTTTGCTTTCAACCATTGCCATTGAGACAGCTCAGAAGCTATTTGTTGGAATGATAACAAGCATTATTAAAGCACCAATGTCATTTTTTGACTCAACACATACCAGTCGAATTCTTAACAGG TCTTCAACAGACCAGAGTACTGTTGACACAGATATTCCATACAGAGTGGCGGGATTGGTTTTTGCACTTATTCAGCTTCTGTCCATCATTATTCTCATGAGTCAAGTGGCATGGCCAGTATTCATTCTCTTCATTGTTGTATTCACAATCTCCATCTGGTATCAG AATTACTACATCAGTGCTGCTAGAGAACTAGCTAGAATGGTTGGAATTCAAAAAGCTCCTATCCTGCATCATTTCTCTGAATCACTTGCTGGAGCTGCTACCATCCGCAGCTTCAATCAGGAAGAGCGCTTTCGTAAAAGGAACCTCACCTTGATTGATGACTATTCACGAATTACCTTTCACAACTATGCAACCATGGAATGGCTCTCAGTTCGAATCAACTTTCTGTTCAACCTAGTATTCTTTGCAATGCTAACCATCTTGGTGTCCATGCCCAGAAATACTATTGATCCCA GCCTTGCAGGACTAGCTGCAACATATGGCTTGAACCTAAATGTACTACAGGCATGGGTTATATGGAATATCTGCAATGTGGAAAACAAGATGATCTCTGTAGAGAGAATTCTGCAATTCTCAGCCATACCTAGCGAGGCTCCTCTGGTAATTGAGCATTCCAGGCCAGAAGAAAACTGGCCCACATCTGGAACCATTGAACTTGATGATCTCAAGGTTCGTTACAAACCTAATCTTCCTATGATCCTAAAAGGGCTCAGTTGCACTTTGCCTGGAGGGAAGAAAATTGGAGTCGTGGGCAGGACAGGAAGTGGGAAATCGACACTCATCCAAACTCTTTTCAGAGTAGTAGAACCAACATCAGGAAGGATAGTGATTGATAGCATAGATATTAGCCAAATTGGTTTACATGACTTGAGATCTAGGTTGAGTATAATACCACAAGAACCAACACTTTTCCAAGGAACTGTGAGAACAAACTTAGATCCTTTGCAGCAGCATCCAGACTCCGAAATCTGGGAG GCACTCTACAAGTGTCGACTTGGAGAGATAGTAAAACAAGATCAGAGACTGCTTGATGCACCAG ATAACATGAGACAGGAATTATGA
- the LOC135637809 gene encoding ABC transporter C family member 3-like isoform X2, which yields MEMMLMDYLYVVIFSLLFAWILLEFVGSRRSSQKANPELERSLLSDEHDGVGGDGFTVAGHWSRLTFRWLNPVFEKGRAERLELPHLPGVPPSETAESSFSLLQESLGGQKPWSTALLGVVVRAVWRPLAWNAVIAGLNTFSSYLGPLLITNFVGFISGEDSSGGLYYGYGLAALFFVAKTAESLTQRQWYFGARQIGVRVRAALMVAIYNKSLAIKHAGASTGKIVNFLDVDVEKICDFFWYIHGVWLLPLQVTLALLILYRNLGAAASFSALAVTILVMVSNTPLANLQQRLHSKIMEAKDGRMKATAETLKCMRVLKLHAWETAYLNKLLENRNVERSWLRRYLYTCSAIAFLFWASPTLVSVVAFGVCILVRAPLTAGTVLSALATFRILQEPIYNLPELVNMIAQTKVSIHRIQDFIKEEEQKRLKPSNQSETSEIGVEIEPGEYTWEADSMSRTPTLKIEKKIHIMRGEKVALCGAVGSGKSSFLCSIIGEIPWISGGRVSVLGSRAYVPQSAWIQTGTIQENVLFGKEMDRRWYREVMEACALDRDVGAWADGDLTVVGERGINLSGGQKQRIQLARAIYNNADIYLLDDPFSAVDAHTRRHLFKECLMGLLSAKTVIYATHQLEFIDAADLILVLKDGKVVQSGKYEDLMMDSNGDLVQQIAAHNQSLSQVSPSKEHSSSITTRHRMKQENHAEAKLFDQSKVSELSERSCEEEREFGRVKWHVYRTFVTSAYKGAFIPVLLFCQVLFQGLQMGSNYWVAWATEKEDRVSREKLIGIFVLLSASSSVFVLGRAVLLSTIAIETAQKLFVGMITSIIKAPMSFFDSTHTSRILNRSSTDQSTVDTDIPYRVAGLVFALIQLLSIIILMSQVAWPVFILFIVVFTISIWYQNYYISAARELARMVGIQKAPILHHFSESLAGAATIRSFNQEERFRKRNLTLIDDYSRITFHNYATMEWLSVRINFLFNLVFFAMLTILVSMPRNTIDPSLAGLAATYGLNLNVLQAWVIWNICNVENKMISVERILQFSAIPSEAPLVIEHSRPEENWPTSGTIELDDLKVRYKPNLPMILKGLSCTLPGGKKIGVVGRTGSGKSTLIQTLFRVVEPTSGRIVIDSIDISQIGLHDLRSRLSIIPQEPTLFQGTVRTNLDPLQQHPDSEIWEALYKCRLGEIVKQDQRLLDAPGTNQRHGEL from the exons ATGGAGATGATGCTTATGGATTACCTTTACGTGGTAATTTTCTCGCTGCTGTtcgcttggattcttctggagtttgtAGGATCAAGGAGGAGCTCCCAAAAGGCCAATCCAGAGCTAGAACGGTCGCTGCTGTCAGATGAGCATGACGGTGTCGGCGGAGATGGCTTCACCGTGGCTGGGCACTGGAGCCGCCTCACGTTTCGCTGGCTGAATCCGGTCTTTGAGAAGGGCCGAGCTGAGAGGCTCGAGCTCCCGCATCTTCCCGGAGTTCCTCCGTCCGAGACTGCGGAGAGCTCCTTCTCCTTGTTGCAAGAGTCGCTGGGAGGCCAGAAGCCGTGGTCAACCGCGCTTCTGGGAGTCGTCGTTCGAGCAGTTTGGCGGCCTTTGGCTTGGAATGCCGTCATCGCTG GACTCAACACGTTCTCATCCTATCTCGGACCTCTCCTGATCACCAACTTCGTGGGATTCATCTCCGGAGAAGATTCGAGCGGCGGGCTGTACTACGGATACGGACTGGCTGCGCTGTTCTTCGTGGCGAAGACGGCGGAGTCACTGACGCAGCGGCAATGGTACTTCGGCGCACGCCAAATCGGCGTGCGAGTTCGAGCAGCGCTCATGGTTGCCATCTACAACAAGTCTCTTGCGATCAAGCACGCCGGCGCCAGCACAGGAAAGATCGTCAATTTTCTCGACGTGGACGTCGAAAAGATCTGTGACTTCTTCTGGTACATCCATGGCGTTTGGTTGCTCCCCTTGCAGGTCACCCTGGCTCTGCTCATCCTTTACAGAAACCTCGGTGCAGCAGCCTCGTTCTCGGCGCTCGCCGTGACGATCCTGGTGATGGTGAGCAACACGCCGCTGGCGAATCTGCAACAGAGGCTCCACTCTAAGATCATGGAAGCGAAGGACGGGAGGATGAAAGCCACAGCAGAGACATTGAAGTGCATGAGAGTATTGAAACTGCATGCTTGGGAAACAGCTTACTTGAACAAGTTGCTCGAGAATAGAAATGTGGAGAGGAGTTGGCTCAGGAGATACCTCTACACATGCTCCGCCATTGCCTTCCTCTTCTGGGCGTCTCCCACTTTGGTTTCAGTCGTCGCCTTTGGTGTCTGCATACTCGTGAGGGCACCCCTGACCGCCGGCACGGTGCTCTCAGCTCTGGCCACGTTCAGAATCCTGCAAGAACCAATCTACAATCTCCCAGAGCTGGTCAACATGATCGCACAGACCAAAGTCTCGATACACAGAATCCAGGACTTCATTAAAGAAGAAGAACAGAAGCGGTTGAAGCCAAGCAACCAATCCGAGACCTCAGAAATCGGAGTAGAGATCGAGCCGGGGGAGTACACCTGGGAAGCTGATTCCATGTCGAGAACACCCACACTGAAGATTGAAAAGAAGATTCATATCATGAGAGGAGAAAAGGTCGCGTTATGCGGGGCTGTTGGATCAGGAAAATCCAGCTTCCTCTGTAGCATCATAGGAGAGATTCCATGGATTAGCGGAGGAAGAGTCAGTGTCTTAGGATCGAGAGCATATGTTCCTCAAAGTGCTTGGATCCAAACAGGAACAATTCAAGAAAACGTATTGTTTGGGAAGGAGATGGACAGGAGATGGTACAGGGAAGTGATGGAAGCTTGTGCTTTGGATAGAGATGTTGGAGCATGGGCGGATGGGGACTTGACTGTGGTAGGAGAGAGGGGAATTAATTTGAGTGGAGGGCAGAAGCAAAGGATTCAGCTGGCAAGAGCCATCTACAACAATGCAGATATCTACTTGTTGGATGATCCCTTCAGTGCTGTGGATGCACACACCAGGAGACACCTCTTTAAG GAATGTTTGATGGGGCTTCTGTCCGCTAAGACGGTTATttatgccacacatcaactggagttCATAGATGCAGCGGATCTTATCCTG GTCTTGAAGGATGGAAAGGTGGTTCAGTCTGGTAAGTATGAAGATCTGATGATGGACAGCAATGGAGACCTTGTTCAGCAAATAGCTGCACATAATCAATCATTAAGCCAAGTCAGTCCATCAAAAGAGCACAGTTCATCAATAACCACAAGACACAGGatgaagcaagaaaatcatgcagaagcaaaactctttgatcaaagCAAAGTCTCCGAACTTTCAGAGAGATCATGTGAAGAAGAAAGGGAATTTGGACGGGTGAAATGGCATGTCTACCGTACCTTTGTGACTTCAGCATATAAAGGGGCTTTTATTCCAGTACTACTGTTCTGTCAAGTTCTCTTCCAGGGTCTACAGATGGGCAGCAACTACTGGGTTGCCTGGGCAACCGAAAAGGAGGATCGAGTCAGTAGAGAAAAATTGATTGGAATTTTTGTTCTACTGTCTGCCAGCAGCTCAGTGTTTGTATTAGGAAGGGCAGTTTTGCTTTCAACCATTGCCATTGAGACAGCTCAGAAGCTATTTGTTGGAATGATAACAAGCATTATTAAAGCACCAATGTCATTTTTTGACTCAACACATACCAGTCGAATTCTTAACAGG TCTTCAACAGACCAGAGTACTGTTGACACAGATATTCCATACAGAGTGGCGGGATTGGTTTTTGCACTTATTCAGCTTCTGTCCATCATTATTCTCATGAGTCAAGTGGCATGGCCAGTATTCATTCTCTTCATTGTTGTATTCACAATCTCCATCTGGTATCAG AATTACTACATCAGTGCTGCTAGAGAACTAGCTAGAATGGTTGGAATTCAAAAAGCTCCTATCCTGCATCATTTCTCTGAATCACTTGCTGGAGCTGCTACCATCCGCAGCTTCAATCAGGAAGAGCGCTTTCGTAAAAGGAACCTCACCTTGATTGATGACTATTCACGAATTACCTTTCACAACTATGCAACCATGGAATGGCTCTCAGTTCGAATCAACTTTCTGTTCAACCTAGTATTCTTTGCAATGCTAACCATCTTGGTGTCCATGCCCAGAAATACTATTGATCCCA GCCTTGCAGGACTAGCTGCAACATATGGCTTGAACCTAAATGTACTACAGGCATGGGTTATATGGAATATCTGCAATGTGGAAAACAAGATGATCTCTGTAGAGAGAATTCTGCAATTCTCAGCCATACCTAGCGAGGCTCCTCTGGTAATTGAGCATTCCAGGCCAGAAGAAAACTGGCCCACATCTGGAACCATTGAACTTGATGATCTCAAGGTTCGTTACAAACCTAATCTTCCTATGATCCTAAAAGGGCTCAGTTGCACTTTGCCTGGAGGGAAGAAAATTGGAGTCGTGGGCAGGACAGGAAGTGGGAAATCGACACTCATCCAAACTCTTTTCAGAGTAGTAGAACCAACATCAGGAAGGATAGTGATTGATAGCATAGATATTAGCCAAATTGGTTTACATGACTTGAGATCTAGGTTGAGTATAATACCACAAGAACCAACACTTTTCCAAGGAACTGTGAGAACAAACTTAGATCCTTTGCAGCAGCATCCAGACTCCGAAATCTGGGAG GCACTCTACAAGTGTCGACTTGGAGAGATAGTAAAACAAGATCAGAGACTGCTTGATGCACCAG GAACAAATCAACGGCATGGAGAATTATAA